GCGAGCTCGAAGCAGACAGCATGCTGGAGTCTGACTATATCTTCATGCATACGCTGCTGGGCACAGGCGAACCGGGCCGGATGGAACGCGCGATCAATGAGATTCTTCGGCACCAGAATGACGATGGAGGCTGGGGTTTGTTTCCGGGTGGACCGTCCAATATCAGCTACGGGGTCAAGGCTTATCTTGCTCTGAAGCTGATGGGATGGTCGAAGGATCATCCAGTGCTGGTGAAGGCTCGTGAGTGGGTGCTTGCACATGGTGGAGTCGTCGAGTGCAACACTTTTACGAAGATCTATCTGTGCGCGCTGGGGCAGTACGATTACGACGCTGTGCCGGCTATTCCGCCGGAGATTGTTCTCTTTCCAAACTGGTGCTACTTCAATATCTATGAGATCTCTTCGTGGTCGCGCGGCATTCTTGTTCCGCTGTCGATCATCTATGCGAAGAAACCGTTCAAAAAGCTCGCGCCGGAGCAGGGGATCGAGGAGCTTTTTGTTGGCGGGCGCGAGAATGCCAATCTGCATCTTCGCTGGGATAAGAAAAAGCCGTTTGGCTGGCGCAACTTCTTTCTTGCCGTAGATCGGGTGATGCATTTGGCCGAGCGGGTTCACATTCGGCCATTGCGTAAGGTGGCACTGAAGCGGGCCGAGGCCTGGATGCTGGAGCGGTTTGAGAAGTCTGATGGACTGGGCGCGATATATCCTGCCATGTTGAATTCGATCGTGGCTCTGCGGTGCCTGGGGCGCTCAGTAGATGATCCTCAGTTGATTCGTGCGCTCGATGAGTTTGAGAAGCTTGGTATCGATTGTCCTGATGGCACGGACGACTATTCGACGCCTACATTTCGCATGCAGCCCTGTTTTCCGCCGGTGTGGGACACAGCTCAGGCTATGTATGCACTTGGTGAAGCGGGCGTTCGCAGAGACGATTCGCGCATGTTAAAGGCTGCGGATTGGATCCTGTCGAAGGAAGTGCGTCAAAAAGGCGACTGGGCGGAGAAGGTCAAGAATGTTGAACCGGGCGGTTGGTACTTCGAGTTTAACAACGAGTTTTATCCGGATGTGGATGATACGGGACAGGTTCTTCTTGCGCTCAATTGCGTGGATAATCCGCGGGAACGATATCAGTATGATGCTTGCCAGCGCGCCCTGAACTGGATTTGGGCGATGCAGTGTAAGAACGGTGGCTGGGCGAGTTTTGATCGCGACAACACCAAGATGATCTTTCAGTATATCCCGTTTGCGGACCATAACGCGATGCTTGATCCGCCGACAGTCGACATTACCGGTCGCATGTTGGAGATGCTCGCGCTGTATGGAGTTACAAGAAGCGATCCTCGTGTGGAGAAGGCGATTCAATTCATCCTGAAGGAGCAGGAGTCCGACGGGAGTTGGTTCGGGCGCTGGGGCGTCAACTATCTCTACGGAACGTTCCTGGTGCTGCGTGGCCTGGAGGCGATGGGGTTCTGGAATCACGAACCAGCGGTACAACAGGCGGCTGAGTGGATTCGCATGGTGCAGAATGCGGACGGCGGCTGGGGCGAGACGTGCGGTACCTACGACGATCCGAATCAGCGTGGCATTGGACCGAGTACGCCCTCGCAGACGGCGTGGGCTGTGCTTGGACTACTGGCTGCGGGGGATACGCGTTCTGATTCGGTGGCGAAGGGTATTCGCTGGCTGGTAGATCGCCAGCATGAAGATGGAAGCTGGGATGAGCTTGTTCCGGGGCGCAACGGCGAGAGCTACTACACGGGTACGGGGTTCCCGCGTGTGTTTTATCTGGGATACCACCTTTACAAACAGTACTTCCCGCTGCTGGCATTGACGACCTACGAACGTGCCATGAGGAGCGGTACGGCTCACTAACTCAGTAAGCCGCGCGTCAAGAATTTATCTGGAGTTGGAGGAGACACGATGGCAGTGCCAGTCTCGCAAGCCTGGACGGTTGCAACTTATGTTTTGAAGCAGAAGCTGATGGGCCGGAAGAAGTATCCGCTCGTGCTGATGCTGGAGCCGTTGTTTCGCTGCAACCTGGCGTGCGCCGGCTGCGGGAAGATTCAGTATCCCGCGCACATCCTGAAGTCAGAGCTTTCGCCAGAGGATTGTTTCAAGGCTGTGGAAGAGTGCGGAACGCCGATGGTTTCGATTCCCGGTGGGGAACCATTGCTGCACCCTCAGATGCCCGAGATCGTTGCCGGATTGGTAGCGCGCAAGAAGTACGTTTATATGTGCACCAATGCTCTGCTTTTGAAAGAGAAGCTGCACTTGTTCAAGCCAAGCAAGTATCTTTCTTTTTCAGTCCATGTGGATGGCCAGCGCGAACATCATGACTTCTCCGTCTGCCGCGAAGGTGGATACGATATTGCGATGGAGGGCGTAAGGGCTGCAGTTGCGGCTGGTTTTCGCGTTACGACCAACACCACTTTATTCGACGGGGCTGATCCGAATAGTGTTCGTGCCCACTTCGACGAGATGATGGCAGCCGGCGTCGAAAGCATGATGGTATCGCCTGGCTACACCTACGATAAGGCGCCGGATCAGAATCATTTTCTCGGCAAGGCGAAGTCTCGCAGAATGTTTCGCGCCATACTCTCCAATCGCAAAAAAGAGTGGGAGTTCAATACTCACCCCCTCTTTTCCGAATTTTTGATGGGGAAGCAGAACTTTGAATGTACGCCGTGGGGAATGCCAACCTTCAGCATCTTTGGCTGGCAAAAGCCATGCTACCTGCTGCAGGATGGCTATGCGGATACCTTTCAAGAGCTGCTGGACTCCACAAAGTGGGAGAACTACGGCGCGAAGAGCGGTAATCCCCAATGCGCGAACTGCATGGTGCACTCCGGACACGAAGCTTCTGCGGTGGACTATAACTTTGGCTCTCTGAAGGGCTTTCTGACCACGGCCAAGAGGTATATGTTTTCGTCTCTCTATCCTGATGAGGGTGCACAGAAGCTGCTCAACGAGTGGCGGCCGGAGCATGCCAGTCCGCTAATTCAGATTCAAGCTCCAGTCGGGACAACGAAGACAGAACTGCAATCGATCTCAGGAGACTAGGTGTCATGGCAACAGAACAACAGGAACATCTGAAGATCGAACAGTTGCGGCATCAGAGTGCGGACGAACTCGAGCACATTGCGGGTCGCGACCGCGAACAACTTGAAGGCTGGATTCCGACGCTTGCGACCGATCAAGAGATCACCGAGGCGTTGGAGAAGGCATTTGACTATCGCGGCGATATTACAGTTACTCGTAAAGATGGGTCTCAAGTGATTGGCTATCTTTTCGATCGACGGACAGGTGCCTCCCTCGCTGATTCGTTTGTACGAATTCTTCCAGTGAATGAGAAGACGAAGGTAAGTATCACTTACGCGGACATTGCGGCGATTGCGTTCAGTGGCCGCGATACGGCGGCGGGCAAGACCTTCGAAGCGTGGGTGAAGAAGTACTGGGAGAAGAAGGCAGCCGGCGAACAGAACATCCAGATCGAGCCGGAGAAGCTGGACTAAGACCGCAGTCGGGCGTAGAGTTTGCCGGGTAGCAGGTTGATGTTCCAGGGTTACCTGCCAGTTTGGCTGGAAAGAGCGAGAGTGCGCGTATTTATTACGGGAGCGACGGGCTTCGTTGGAAGCCATGTGGCCAGAAGTTATGCGGCAGAGGGCGCCAGCCTTCGGCTGCTGACTCGGCAGACGAGCCGGTTGGACTCTCTTGCTGACCTTGATGCCGAGATGGTGACCGGAGACCTTCGCGAGCCTGAGAAGCTCCGCTCGGCTTTGGTGGGTTGCGATGCTCTGGTTCATGTTGCCGCGGATTATCGTCTGTGGGTGCGTGACCCGGACCAGATGTACGCAGCCAATGTGACTGGCACGCGGGAGCTGCTGAGGCTCGCTTGCCAGGCTGGGGTCGAGCGTGTGGTTTATACGTCAAGCGTGGCGACGATGGGCTTCAAGAAAGATGGGACGATCGTGGATGAAGAGTCGCCGGTCTCGTTGCAGGAGATGATCGGCCACTACAAGCGGTCCAAGTTTCTTGGCGAACTTGAGGCTATCAAAGCGGCGAAGGCCGGTCAGCATGTGATGATCCTGAATCCTACAACGCCGATTGGCCCTGGCGATTCGAAGCCAACGCCGACGGGGAGGATCA
The nucleotide sequence above comes from Tunturibacter empetritectus. Encoded proteins:
- the shc gene encoding squalene--hopene cyclase gives rise to the protein MGISASNPKGVDQPAQPRFGRMDVGLDRITQGVARAKDWLFAQQHPDGYWCGELEADSMLESDYIFMHTLLGTGEPGRMERAINEILRHQNDDGGWGLFPGGPSNISYGVKAYLALKLMGWSKDHPVLVKAREWVLAHGGVVECNTFTKIYLCALGQYDYDAVPAIPPEIVLFPNWCYFNIYEISSWSRGILVPLSIIYAKKPFKKLAPEQGIEELFVGGRENANLHLRWDKKKPFGWRNFFLAVDRVMHLAERVHIRPLRKVALKRAEAWMLERFEKSDGLGAIYPAMLNSIVALRCLGRSVDDPQLIRALDEFEKLGIDCPDGTDDYSTPTFRMQPCFPPVWDTAQAMYALGEAGVRRDDSRMLKAADWILSKEVRQKGDWAEKVKNVEPGGWYFEFNNEFYPDVDDTGQVLLALNCVDNPRERYQYDACQRALNWIWAMQCKNGGWASFDRDNTKMIFQYIPFADHNAMLDPPTVDITGRMLEMLALYGVTRSDPRVEKAIQFILKEQESDGSWFGRWGVNYLYGTFLVLRGLEAMGFWNHEPAVQQAAEWIRMVQNADGGWGETCGTYDDPNQRGIGPSTPSQTAWAVLGLLAAGDTRSDSVAKGIRWLVDRQHEDGSWDELVPGRNGESYYTGTGFPRVFYLGYHLYKQYFPLLALTTYERAMRSGTAH
- the hpnH gene encoding adenosyl-hopene transferase HpnH, yielding MAVPVSQAWTVATYVLKQKLMGRKKYPLVLMLEPLFRCNLACAGCGKIQYPAHILKSELSPEDCFKAVEECGTPMVSIPGGEPLLHPQMPEIVAGLVARKKYVYMCTNALLLKEKLHLFKPSKYLSFSVHVDGQREHHDFSVCREGGYDIAMEGVRAAVAAGFRVTTNTTLFDGADPNSVRAHFDEMMAAGVESMMVSPGYTYDKAPDQNHFLGKAKSRRMFRAILSNRKKEWEFNTHPLFSEFLMGKQNFECTPWGMPTFSIFGWQKPCYLLQDGYADTFQELLDSTKWENYGAKSGNPQCANCMVHSGHEASAVDYNFGSLKGFLTTAKRYMFSSLYPDEGAQKLLNEWRPEHASPLIQIQAPVGTTKTELQSISGD
- the hpnA gene encoding hopanoid-associated sugar epimerase, whose translation is MRVFITGATGFVGSHVARSYAAEGASLRLLTRQTSRLDSLADLDAEMVTGDLREPEKLRSALVGCDALVHVAADYRLWVRDPDQMYAANVTGTRELLRLACQAGVERVVYTSSVATMGFKKDGTIVDEESPVSLQEMIGHYKRSKFLGELEAIKAAKAGQHVMILNPTTPIGPGDSKPTPTGRIIVDFLNRNFPAYVDTGLNLVDVVEVARMHVVALERGTPGERYILGGENLTLKQILDRMSAITGLPSPTMKVPHAVAMAFAFFDENVTGKLRGKEPRATVEAVRMGKKMMFASSAKAERDLGFQVLPVYSALRAAIEWFVAHGYAPPLDGQAA